In the Populus trichocarpa isolate Nisqually-1 chromosome 1, P.trichocarpa_v4.1, whole genome shotgun sequence genome, ATCATAAATGTTGGCCTGcttttttaaacttttctttAATGCAGTAGTCGTTGAACATTAACTCCGAAGTTCccattctattaatttttttcccgcGGACCCGGAGGCCCCTCTTATCACCCCTCTTTTCAAATCCAACGCTTTTTTCCACTTCTTGTTCTATCTCTTTCTTCAGTCCCTCATGTCCACAGTTGCTCCACCAGTGTCAGCGTCGGCCGCTGCGGGCAGTGGCCTTGGTTATGGTATCGCCATTGCCATTGGCATTCTCGTCCTCATTTCTACTATAATGCTCACTTCTTATGCTTGCACAAGGATTAAAGGTAATGGCAATGGCAATGGCAGCAATAATAATGGTGGTGGTAATGACAGCAGCAACATCTATGGGCATGACCGGCACTTCATTGCCGGCAATCCAATAGAGCCAATGACGGTGGTGGTGGGTCTTGCTGAGCCCATTATAGACTCGTATACGAAGATGGTGTTGGGCGAAAGCCGGCGACTACCCAAACCCAATGAAGGTCCATGCTCCATATGCTTGTCCGATTACCAGCCCAAGGATACCATACGGTGTATTCCAGATTGTCATCACTGTTTCCATGCTGATTGTATTGATGGATGGCTTAAGATGAGTGCTACTTGTCCATTGTGTAGGAATTCTCCAGCTCCATCGAAGGGTCCCACGCCTGTCACTACTCCTTTGGCTGAGGTTGTGCCCTCGGCCTTCCATGCCAGGTGATGCTGCCATGAAAAGGTGTTCTTCcactttcaatttttcaagcttaattatTCCTAGCTTTAGCTTCtgccttcaatttttttttagcccGAGCTGAGGATTAGTGTTATAATATCAACACACCCATCAAGGTTTACgtcttgtataattttttaatgggatCCGGAGTTCTTGATTTCGGGTTTATTTGCGTGGTGCTAAGAACACATTTCTTATGTGGAGATTCTTTCACCTTGAATCAAATGT is a window encoding:
- the LOC7476834 gene encoding putative RING-H2 finger protein ATL69 → MSTVAPPVSASAAAGSGLGYGIAIAIGILVLISTIMLTSYACTRIKGNGNGNGSNNNGGGNDSSNIYGHDRHFIAGNPIEPMTVVVGLAEPIIDSYTKMVLGESRRLPKPNEGPCSICLSDYQPKDTIRCIPDCHHCFHADCIDGWLKMSATCPLCRNSPAPSKGPTPVTTPLAEVVPSAFHAR